The genomic region ttaaagtccttcgtccttcgaagcattatctcccttcgaatataatgaatttcggacgaaggttatgaaggacataccttcataagcataataaatgatgaagaaagattcatatacaaaatatggaaaatagcatgatcactttaaacattattatcaatttatttttatttacgtTACTTGTATAagcaataacaaattacaaatgtaccttcggcttgaaggaaagtaagagtacaagcgtgacgctagAGCGAAtgtcaagtccgcgtgaacagtacgggagtactgttcatctatttataggcaagggacacaacccatgtacaattacatccatgccctttacatttgctaataactctatagtaattcttcgaggtctaatttgccttttcatctttaagtcggttctccttttctgctatcatgccgaagctttcctgcgcacaacttcgtgatcatctagaccttcgtcataatcttctttcgtctcgttcaggcttcgtcctgactgtgctcttgtatactcatgattcgattccgaagatacctgctcacatatttcacttggaaaacattgtcaaatcatgtttttgaggaccttcggaagccgaaggcccccaacagtcccTTCAAAGTGGACTTAAAACGCTTGATAACAAGTGCTATTTCATCCTCATTAAGgtcagccgcctcaacttgcgccaccttgttgGGGAGCGCCTCCTTGTTGGACGTTGCTTTGAGTGCAACGAGTTGCGAATCGTAGTGAGGAAGAGGTCCGTTGGCGATGTCATTGACGTACCTTGCTTATTTTACCATCTTACGCCTGCTCAAAAACATACCaataatttcttcgggcgacattttggtataCCCgaggttctcacgaataagattaacaagatgaggatcaataacaatAAATGACCTTAACATGAGGCGCACGACATCATGATTCGTCCATCTTGTACTTATGTAGATTTAGATCTTGTTCAACAGGTTAATGAGCTTGTTGTACGTATCAGTTGGCTCTTCACCACTCTTCATGGTGAACCTCCCtaactcgccttccaccaactccatcttggtgatcattgtgGCGTCATTTCCCTCTTCCCTCATGAGCAATTTTGATGGTGTCCCATATctccttggcattgtccaagccactaaccttgttatattcatccctgcatagagatgctaaaagCATAGTAGTATCCTGGGcattttttatgaatttgctcatgaaTAAATATAGCATTATcattactgtcggggaccataattaggggtacccccaggactcttaaactcggctggtaaacaccatcagcacaaagctgcaaaggcctgatgggcgcaacacAGGACAGAGCtctgtccgctcaagggacacgatctcgcctcgcctgagcccagcctcgggcaggagcaGCAGACCCAGGTAgattcacgccttgcccgagggcctcctcaagcaacgggcgcacctcgactcgcccgaggcccagctcgggcagacttcacggagaagcaaccttggccaagatcgcctcgccagccgaccggatcacaggagcattcaatgcaagtatcgcctgacaccttatcctgacgcgcgctcttcagtcgacagagccgaagtgaccgcagtcacttcgcccctccactggctgacctgacacgGAAACAGCgcggcctgcgctgctccgactgttgtgccacccgtcagggtgaggctgacagccgccaagttcggcctcaggcgccataggaagctccgcctcgcccgaccccagggctcggactcaacctcgacctcggacgacggactccgcctcgcctgaccccagggctcagactcaacctcggacgacggactccgcctcgcccgaccccagggctcggactcaacctcgacctcggacgacggactccgcctcgcccgaccccagggctcggactcaacctcgacctcggacgacggactccgcctcgcccgaccctagggctcatactcagcctcgacctcggaggagcctccgcctcgcccgaccttgggctcggaccgaccacgtcgcagagGGGAACATCATTAtcgtacccctagctagctcaggctacggggaacaagaccggcgtcccatatggctcgccccggtaaacaagtaatgatggcaccccgcgtgctccatgacgacggcggttctcagccccctacggaagcaaggagacatcagcaaggacccgacaactctgatagctgtgctcctacagggctcaagcgctcctccgacggccacgacatcacatgaacagggcgccaaaacctctccgacagccacgtcgacatgtacataggactctggcttccctccgctagacatgttagcacattgctacacccccattatacacctgggccttctccttacatctataaaaggaaggtctagggccctcgtacgggaaggtggtcgcgcgggaggacgggttggcgcacaggctctctctctctctccctcgcgaacgcttgtaaccccctactgcaagcgcatccgccctgggcgcaggacaacacgaggtcgcggttccccttattgttcccccttgtgctccatctcgcgccgacctatctgggctgggacacgcagcgactatttactcgtcggtccaggaaccccccggggtcgaaacggcgacagttggtgcgccaggtaggggtctgctgcatgttgacgaacaacttcccgtcaagctccagatgggtagtctccagcaacctctccaatccGGGACgatactccgtttcgggagtctcgagttcatgtccctcgacggcagctacgacatgatactccttcctccgccgtgcgacaacgacaatggcgaccgtcagcccgcccgccggcggcggaatcgacgacgtcttccccgcgtgacggaagaacagcatccgggtttgtcccgtcaccttccccgccgacggaggaggaggcgaggcaaccatggccaagcaggaggcggcacctcgtcggctgtcgagcgagtcgacggcgccggcgccccagcgggggacacgtcgggcgttgacctcgcgtccgagacgaagacgagcgtcgtttccccacaacacgccaaccccaagcagacgaacgacgccagcacactcgcgaaggacttgctgggcgttagcctcgtacctgagataacggtgcagtccgtccccaacgcgacttcgtcaccatccatcgatcaagaggtaccgtccgtttttcatcatgtgccttttagattcagcttcgacccaccaagcgaccctgcttcggtggatgctttcataaaggcatatctgaACCTTtcggggtatcatatgtggtcaacctgggaccgactgacggtcgtctcgacctacgggcccccagattctgaggaagatgacgagcctgactatggttgggatttctccgggctcggtaaccccagtgccatgcgggacttcatgaccgcatgtgactactgcctctccgattgctccgatagtagccatagcctcggcgacaaggactgtggcctaagtcgcgaatgtttccacgtcgatctagggggtctcgacgaaggcaaccaccttggtatgccggaggacggcgatcccccttggcctgcgccttgcgttgacatccttcgggagctagctgtggtcccagtccctgcgaggggtcaggacgcacagctcgagcaaatccgcgagatgcaggccaggctcgacgaggaagcaggacaacttgtgtagctccggcagaatatcgggcaggagtgggcaggccgagcaccggtcgGAGaatcgcgtcatctggcccaggacgtccagcaccgcatcgccgacgatgccagggcgaggctgcccccggtctccagtggggtcggccagaacctggctgcagcagcaatactactccgagcgatgccggaaccatccaccgccgaggggcgacgtatctagggagagctcaagaatctcctggaggatgccgcggtctgacgggccaaaagctctgcctcccgaaggcaagggtacccccccgagcatcgcgccgcgacttcccgattcatgcgggaagcctcggtccacaccgggcgcacgcgggacacagcgcctgcagccccgggacgcctcggcaacgagcaccaccgccgcgaccgtcgagcccacctcgacgataaggtgcattgaggctaccaccccaggcgtgggggacgctacgacagcggggaggatcggagcccctcgcccgaaccacccggtccgcaagctttcagccgggccatacgacgggcgccgttcccgacccggttccgaaccctgactaccatcaccaaatactcgggggagacaaggccggaactgtggctcgcggactaccgactggcctgccagctgggtggaatggacgatgacaacctcatcatccgcaacctccccctgttcctctccgacgctgcccgagcctggctggggcatctgcctcctgcgcagatctccagctaggacgacctggtcaaagccttcgccggcaacttccagggcacatacgtgcgccctgggaactcctgggatctccaaagctgtcgccagcagccgggagaatccctgcgggactacatccggcgattttcgaaccagcgcaccgagctgcccaacatcaccgactcagatgtcatcggcgtgttcctcgccggtaccacttgccgcgacctggtgagcaagctggaccgcaagactcccaccaagccaagcgagctgatggacatcgccaccaagttcgcctctggttaggaggcggtcgaggccatcttccagaaggacaagcagcctcaggggcgccagccggaagacgtccccgaggcgtccgctcagcgcggcaccaagaataagtcgcaagcgaaacgtgacgctgatgacgcagaccttgtcgccgccgtcgagcacaggaaccctcggaagcctcctggaggcgccaacctgttcgacaagatgctcaaggagtcgtgcccctatcatcagggtcccgtcaagcacacccttgaggagtgcgtcatgcttcggcgctacttccacaaggccgggccaccggcggaaaaaggcaaagcacacgacaacgacaagaaggagggccacaaggcagaagagctccccgaggtccatgactgcttcatgatctacggtgggcaggtggcgaatgcctcggctcggcaccgcaagcaagagcgccgggaggtctgctcggtgaaggtggcagtgccagtctacctagactggtccgacaagcccatcaccttcgaccaaggcgaccaccccgaccgcgtgccgagcccgggaaagtacccgctcgttgtcgatcccgacatcggcaacgtcaggcttaccaaggtcctcatggacggaggcagcaacctcaacatcatctacgccgagaccctcgggctcctgcagatcgatccgggccggcgcgacgccctttcacgggatcatccccgggaagcgcgtccagtccCTTGGGCAACtcaatctgcccgtctgcttcgagactccctccaacttccgaaaggaaaccctcacgttcgaggtggtcgggtttcgaggaacctaccacgcagtgttggggagaccatgctacgccaagttcatggtcgtccccaactacacctacctcaagctcaagatgtcgggccccaacggggtcatcacaatcggctccacgtaccgacacacgtacgaatgcgacgtggagtgcgtggagtatgccgaggccctcgccgaatctgaggccctcatcgccgacctggagagcctctccaaggaggtgccagatgcgaagcgccacgccggcaacttcgagccagctgagacaattaagtccgtccctctcgaccccagcaacgacgcctccaagcaagtccgggtcggctccgagctcgaccccaaataggaagcagtgctcgtcgactttctccgcgcaaacgccgaggtttttgcgtggagtcccttggacatgcctggcataccaagggatgtcgccgagcactcgatggatatccgagctggagcccgacccgtgaagctgcccctgcgccgattcgacgaagaaaagcgtagagccataggcgaggagatccacaagctgatggctgcagggttcatcaaggaggtattccatcccgaatggttagcgaaccctgtgcttgtgaaaaagaaaggtgggaaatgggggatgtgtgtagactacactggtctaaacaaatcatgtccgaaggttccctaccctctgcctcgcatcgatcaaatcgtggattacactgctgggtgcgaaaccctgtcgttcctcgatgcctactcagggtatcaccaaatcaggatgaaagagtccgaccagctcgcgacttctttcatcacaccttttggcatgtactgctacattactatgccattcggttcgaGGAACGCGggagcgacataccaaaggtgcatgaaccacgtgttcggagagcacattggtcgaacggtcgaggcttacgtcgatgacatcgtagtcaagacgaggaaagcctccgacctcctctctgaccttgaaacgacattcaagtgtctcaaggcgaaaggcataaaactcaatcccgagaagtgtgtcttcggagtcccccgaggcatgctcctggggttcatcgtgtaacacccctggtgtttatatttcgctcgacaacgagtacggatttaagcacgtgatatcagtggataaaacagacactaagttttaatcatcttcgcctaGCTCGATTTTAGGatcgcatctgtttcgtctgtcgcgagtgcgacgtcgtttttatttttatctatccgggctcttcctaaatcttcatgatgttcggaacatcgttgttccgaaaatcggtgcgtccgatgattatttaaatccatcgctcgcgcgaatacaaaATTCGGAAGTCTGATCCACTTGGATGATTTTTATTCCGAGCAAATTAAATTGAACTCGACAACTAAAATGTCCGGGCAAAATAATCTGAATCGTGCATCGGCCGAGAAAGATCGTGCGCGAGATTATGACCCAATTTATTCCTTCAGCACGCTGTTTTGGCAACGAAATCGCGCAAGCATTCGTAGCTATGGTTCCGGTTAATTTCAGTTAAATCGTGGAGCAAATTGTTAGTGCCGAAATCAGTTTATTTCGGTCTGTCGTTTCTTGCCCAACCCAAAAACTTTGGATATAAATGACGGGTGCAAATTCATCTGATTCCAAGTATTCGCTAAATCAAAACTGAGACAGCTCGTCCGAGAATTTATAATTGAGCTCCAATTCTCTGGTAAATTATCTATGACTGTGGAATCAGATGCTCAGACCACAGATAAAATTTATTAAGTTTCGAATCGAATCAAATCAGGTCGTAAATATTGTCGACCTTTTTGTTATCGCTAAAAATCACAATTTAAAAATATCTGAGATTTTgtaaaaaaaaataaaagaaaaatatgATCAAAAATCTTCTGCACGCCACTCCCTGTCCAGATTTTTTCGTTCTTCCTCCCGTCCTCGTTCTCATCTGCGCGCGGGGCAAAGAAAAATCAGCCGCCGCTCTGCTTCAGCAGAATCTCGCCGCCGAAGCGCTCCTATCCTTATCCCCTGCGCGCCGTCGTTATCCCGTCGGCCGCCGCTGTTCTCGCCTTCATCTGCTCGGTCGCGCGCTCTCCCTGGTACTTTCCTGGCGCGCGCTTCTCTAGCTCGTGgagctcctcctctgccgagcgATTTTCCACTGCGGGCGCAGCTCCAGCTCGTCCCCATGGCGGTCGCCGTCGAGCTCCCTCGCGGCGACTTTCCCCTGCCAGCTCTTTGCCCATTCCTGGTCGCGTCTCCCTCCTCTGCTCGCGTCCCGCCATGGCCGCTGTCCGGCCGAGCCCTGCCCCAGCCGGATCTCGCCTCTCCCTACAGTTCGCTCTCTCCCCCCTCCATCTCTCTCCAGTCGTGCGCCCCTCCGCTCTGCGTGGAGTTTCCCCGTCGTGCCCCTGCTCATCTTCCCTTGGCCGCGGGCCCTTGCCATGCTCGCCGAGCTCCCTCTGGTCTTCTCTGCTCGCCGAGATTCTCCCTGGTGCCGCGTCGTGCCCTCCCCTCGGTTTTCAACGTTGAACGCCGCCATCTTTCTGGTGTTCTGCGCTGGCCGCAGATCGAAGCTTTGCTGTGCGCCCAGTCGAGCGATCCCCTGCGCGCGCGTTCCCTGCACTTGCCCCAGCCGCGCTCTGGCCGTCCCAGCTCCACTCGGCGCCCCCTCGGCTCGCCCCCATGGTGCTGGTCGTGTCCCTCGGCGCCGGTCGCTTCTTCTTGCTATTCCATGCCGCGGCAATCGCCCTGCTGCTCCAGTGCGCCCAGCCGAGCGATTCTCTGTTCCGTGCGCGCGGTATTTCTCGAGCATGCCGCGCCCAGTCCCTGCTCCTTGTTTTTCTCTGCGACGTGGAGTCTCCTCGCCGCGCGGATCTCTCTCCTTCCTACCATGTTCGGATTGTGCCGCGCTTCCTGTCGCGTTCGGCCTGCTCCGGATCCGAAGTTGGTCGCCTCGGTGCGAAATCGCCGTCACGTCCGGGGTTTTGACATGTCTCCCTGCTCGCCGTCAAACTTGGGTTCCCTGCTCAGCCTTTAGCGCTAGCGCGTCGCCGTGATGTTACCGTCTCGCCGTGATTCCCTGATGGTTCGTGTCTCTGCATGTTCAAATCGTCGTTCCGCGCGTCAGCAAGAAATTccaagaatcgggtgaagacgaagctagcagcgcgatattccctaagcgctcgacaaattgcctGGATCGGAAAATCGCTACCGATCTCGCGGATTCGTGTCAGCTGTTGAAACGGTAAGTTGATGAATTGTTTAGAATAGTTCGAACGTTAAATAATTTAATGTGTTAGGTTGATGCTCATtaggtgctcgataaattgcgtgggtcacgaaactctcgtcgacttcgcagttcttgcgattatcgagccaggTTCAGTTATAGCGAGTTATTTCGCTATTCCGACCAATTAGCGGAATTAGTGTACCGAATAGAATATTAATAGGCCTGTGTGATGAGAAAATAGTTTAATCACTTATACAGATGTGTATATATTTACgataaagaaatatttaagtaatTGTTGACATGAAAAACATGTGAGGAgtaaaataaaattaaaatagttcTTTGTGAGCGATGTAGAATAATTCATAAAACGAGGGATAAGTTTAGAATTCAATTAGTTAACTGATAAGTTGTGGTTAGGCTAATTGTATTAAAGGTGTATAATTTGTTGTTTTGTGATGTTCGCGTTAGGTTCGGTTAATCTaaagaagcgtaattattgcgcgtagtcatatattaataactagtgtttccgtacaaaattgtacaacgcctcgccgctaggtgtttaaattCGCCATCGCGTAGCACTATATAAGGTTTTTGATATttctgtctatatgcattcatgtgcataatgcatttcattcaggtgcgataattaatcatgtgatgcGGAAGATGACTCAAGtatccccaagcgcgggctaatccgcaggatgatgctgatggacgaaccggaagatggataatctgaacgAGTGCCAAGCCAAAGGATGCTCGCCAAGTGgtcgcctaacaaacactaacctagtgttacccaggcaagccccggtgcatgcaaccccttccttgtgtttttaaattatttttacacactttaagtctagtgaatgtgcattaggtttataggagttgcttggaaacccttggatgcattgccttccttgatattcatacctttatagatacttctggtgaagtatcaaaatatgatttacaaaaatgcttagccctgcttagatcttgtggatagaggttgtcttttgcaatactgcctagctcaggggttatcctgaggaaggatggcttctacctgcaagaatatattttcattgggagcatggtgggatcttactgcaaagttccctgtgatgctcttttcatcctaaggaacacaaacaatcctaaggatggaagtacttaaatcgggacttgggctaggaacaggtgatgttctacccaggttgattaaggattggatgcgtatgtaggcttgatgattgaggaccctttaactggtcacatgcctcgtcatgggtaagccttacctcgggcagactaaggccagaataagataacacggaatgggcatggagcggtggcgagagtagcgtgtaccctccgtggcaagaggctggacggtggtgtatctgtgctctcggttcgcgtgaacctgatctggtcttaagaaccccggtggcgggttgacatatgcaagggttaagtgctacatatgtcgtgtgattggagatcctcagctgagtataatcgattcggatcgccgtaccttcgcggtaatgaatacttggtcactgccctacaacctaagtcaggatgtgaacctcatgaataaaaatgatgttgtattgatgagatggtgaaattagaccagatgcaaacagagtctattaatatttaatctggcgttaaaatattgaaagtaatgaCTCACTTtaataagctatttctgcaaaagtatctaagttgattcttgctaaagcctctccttgattcccaaatccagcatatccttgagagtcttttctttagtcgggtaagtcttgctgagtaattccatactcagggttttattccctgttgtttttcaggttatagttttgtgctgctgatgatggtgttaagtgccggtgggctcggccttcttataagtctaagtaacccttctatacgtcttactgaggatggtcacttgagctagcatatatttcaaacttatacttttgtaatcactccgataaaataatctaaaatttttgtaacctgtaaaatttggtaataagatttccgctgcaaaaatgttgtgtgtGTGATTTATGTTACTTAATCCTGCGGTTCTGGTTGTTCATGGTTTAtctgatgtccttggggcaatcggacggatcctgttaagttatctggtgcacatgcatagcagtctgaggtctttgagacaaggacaggtacatgtgggcccaataacttgggaggttctgccacacatcgtctccgagcggggcatcgaggccaacccgaagaaaatcgcggccatcaccaacatgggccccatcaaggacttgaaaggagtacagagggtcatgggatgccttgcggctctgaaccgcttcatctcgcgcctcgacgaaagaggcctacctctgtaccgcctcttaaggaaggccgagcgcttcacttggaccccccgaggccgaggaaaccctcgggaacctaaaggcgctcctttcaagcgcgcccatcttggtgcccctcgcggcgggagaaaccctcttgatctacgtagccgcaaccactcaggtggtcagcgccacgatcatagtcgaaagacaagaagaagggcatgcattgctcgtccagaggccggtctacttcatcagtgaggtactgtccgagaccaaaatccgctacccgcaaattcagaagctactgtacgcggtaattcttacgcggcgaaagttgcgacactacttcgagtctcatccggtgactgtggtgtcatccttcaccCTTGGGGacatcatccagtgctgagaggcctcgggtaggattgcaaagtgggcggtggagatcatgggcgagacaatctcgttcgcccctcggaaggccatcaagtcccaagtcctggcgaactttgtggctgaatgtgtcgttgatgaaaacaggagcgggcacgggcctgctcttcatctcacccctcgggaagcacctccactacgtgctgcgcctccatttcccggcgtccaacaacgtggccgagtacgaggctctggttaacgggttgcgcatcgccatcgagctaggggtccggcgcctcgacgctcggggcgactcacagcttgtcatcgaccaagtcatgaagaactcccattgccgcgacccgagatggaagcctactgcgacgaggttcggcgcctggaggacaagttctatgggctcgagctcaaccacatcgctcgacgatacaacgagactgcggatgagctggctaagatagcctcggggcggacaacggttcctccggacgtcttctcccgagacctacatcaaccctccgtcaagaccgacgacacgcccgagcccgaggaggcctcggcccagcccgaggcacccttggcccccgagggtgaggcactacgcgtcgaggaagagcggaatggggtcacgcctaatcgaaactggcagacctcgtacctacaatatctccaccgaggagagctacccctcgatagagccgaagctcggcgactggcacggcgcgccaagtcgttcgtcttgctgggtgacagaaaggagctctaccaccgcagcccctcaggcatcctccagcgatgcatatccatcaccaaagatcaggagctattacaagaaatacactcgggggcttgcggtcaccacgcggcacctcgggccctcgttggaaacgccttccgacagggtttctactggccaaccgcggtggccgacgccactaggattatacgcacctgccaagggtgtcaattctacgcaaggcagacgcacctgcccgctcaggctttgcaaacaatacccatcacctggccgtttgctgtgtggggtctggacctcatcggtcccttgtagaaggcacccgggggctacacgcatctgctggtcgctatcgacaaattctccaagtggattgaggtccgacccctaaactgcatcaggtccgaacaggcggtggcgttcttcaccaacatcatccattgctttggggtcccaaactccatcatcaccgacaacggcacccagttcactagcagaaagttcctggacttctgcaaggaccaccacatccgggtggactgggccgccgtagctcaccccatgacgaatgggcaggtagagcgtgccaacgacatgattctacagggactcaagccgaggatctacaacgacctcaacaagttcggcaggcgatggatgaaggaactcccctcggtggtctggtgtctgaggatgacgccaagccgagccacgggcttcacgccgttttttctagtttatggggccgaggctatcttacccacagacttagaatacggttccccgaggacaaggacgtacgacgaccgaagcaaccagtccagctgagaagactcactggaccagttggaagaggctcgggacgtagccttactacactcggcacggtatcagcagtctctgcgacgctaccacgcccgaggggtttggtcccgagacctccaggtgggggactaggtgcttcggctacgacaagacgcccgagggcgccacaagctcacgcctccctgggaagggccgttcatcgtcgccaagattttgaagcctggaacatacaagctggccaacagtcaaggcgaggtctacagcaacgcttggaacatccgacagctacgtcgcttctacccttaagatgttttcaagtcattcatatacctcgtttacatacacaaataaagcctaaccatcaaggaagggtcagccttgcctcggcaaagcccgaccctccctcgggggctagaaggggggaaccccctctgcgtcaaaattttcctcgaaaaaagtcttccaccaaagcgactttcgtgttt from Zea mays cultivar B73 chromosome 6, Zm-B73-REFERENCE-NAM-5.0, whole genome shotgun sequence harbors:
- the LOC118472249 gene encoding uncharacterized protein; translation: MAVAVELPRGDFPLPALCPFLVASPSSARVPPWPLSGRALPQPDLASPYSSLSPPSISLQSCAPPLCVEFPRRAPAHLPLAAGPCHARRAPSGLLCSPRFSLVPRRALPSVFNVERRHLSGVLRWPQIEALLCAQSSDPLRARSLHLPQPRSGRPSSTRRPLGSPPWCWSCPSAPVASSCYSMPRQSPCCSSAPSRAILCSVRAVFLEHAAPSPCSLFFSATWSLLAARISLLPTMFGLCRASCRVRPAPDPKLVASVRNRRHVRGFDMSPCSPSNLGSLLSL